Genomic window (Bacillus marinisedimentorum):
GAATTGTGGATAAAACGGGTAAAATGCATATGGAGAGACCGGAAGAAACATATCTACAACACGGTAAAGAAGGGAGCAACCGGGAACATGGTGATATATTGCTGCAACGATCATGTGGACAGAGCACTCGAAGGCGCACTGGATGTGGCGGACACCCCGCCTGAGTTCAACAAACTGGCTGAAGACAAGAAGTTATCCACAACCTGTGAATTCTGCTCTAATCCTGCATTGTATATGGTATCGAACGGGTGATCCTATACCATATGTGGACAGATATTGTGCATATGTGGATAAAATCTGTGGATAATCTGTGCGTAGAAAGGGGATAAGTGTGAACATCTCAATTATTACGGTTGGCAAACTGAAAGAAAAATATTTGAAGCAGGGTATCCAGGAATACGTGAAGCGCCTGCAGCCTTACACGAAAATGGAGATCATCGAGGTGCCTGATGAAAAAGCGCCTGAAAATTTAAGCGATGCGGAAATGCTCCAGGTGAAACAAAAAGAAGGCGAGCGCATCCTCCAAAAAATATCCCCTGACAGCCACGTAATCGCTCTAGCGATAGAAGGAAAGCAGGAAACAAGCGAACAATTCGCAAAAACCCTCGATAATCTTGCAACGTACGGCAAAAGTAAAGTCGCTTTTGTGATTGGCGGATCCCTCGGATTAAGTGAAGAAGTGATGAAGCGGGCGGACAGTTCGATGTCGTTTTCGAAAATGACGTTGCCGCACCAGCTGATGCGGCTGGTACTGGTTGAGCAGGTGTATCGGGCGTT
Coding sequences:
- a CDS encoding CxxH/CxxC protein, whose translation is MEGFLFEVDELWIKRVKCIWRDRKKHIYNTVKKGATGNMVIYCCNDHVDRALEGALDVADTPPEFNKLAEDKKLSTTCEFCSNPALYMVSNG
- the rlmH gene encoding 23S rRNA (pseudouridine(1915)-N(3))-methyltransferase RlmH; protein product: MNISIITVGKLKEKYLKQGIQEYVKRLQPYTKMEIIEVPDEKAPENLSDAEMLQVKQKEGERILQKISPDSHVIALAIEGKQETSEQFAKTLDNLATYGKSKVAFVIGGSLGLSEEVMKRADSSMSFSKMTLPHQLMRLVLVEQVYRAFRINRGEPYHK